The following proteins are encoded in a genomic region of Pelodictyon phaeoclathratiforme BU-1:
- a CDS encoding tetratricopeptide repeat protein, with translation MKRKFSVFMASPSDLANERRFFKDAIKQINTGFGEGANVEFEPLCWEDTLASTGRRSQGVINKEIDKCDVFILAMYRRWGQDAPDAAPYTSYTEEEYHRALSRWQTEGSPEIFVFFKRVDAAVEGDPGVQLKKVIDFRKSLENTRKILYHYFDDEAGFILEVDRHLRAYAKGELPKADQQRDIVLLPLAVVEEVNKAKTYAEQKALEAELAHEDAEKTHLRLELIQLQTAKDAAELSKEGKIEYARQKFSELITETEDIRILSLGYEFFYRTGDFVSAFQVLNKWLNISGPEQTNTETASAYGNLGILFQTRGELDRAEEMYLKALTINESLDHKEGMASDYGNLGNLYKTKGELDCAEEIYLKALAINKALDSKEGMASDYGNLGILFQTRGELDRAEEMYLKALTINEALDRKEGMASDYGNLGNLFQTRGELDRAEEMYLKALTINEALGRKEGIANEYGIYKTREERDLAESILLFSSASLTTREVVRVLNKFSYISTRLSLDSKKKALATAFVDLQGYGIEKFSRIFFESGSTITCLAQNLARILQRRGNNLQGSKPIDILTNNKHAYLYLWLCSGVMCYPVPEGPPDHIQEGMYGPIANIYSRPPYYDRPPLEIYDTNGDRLIKELEKEVFPDLSTGKISLFLTTASGLQLTGDIAINDFIDPMGYPQATPDFINEKVRKCRGFYVRSYQDMLFKRCYYRTHMPTIVFLYDENIDCSFNVGKYHFLFDEGLTWNDIAANYPLSIWIACEQETHQNILKKCIDHFVNGDWYFVIYGKYNLFPILIGHNKKFRDMCKSIDVSVIE, from the coding sequence ATGAAGCGAAAATTTTCAGTTTTTATGGCATCACCAAGTGATCTCGCTAACGAGCGCCGTTTTTTTAAAGATGCAATTAAGCAAATCAATACAGGTTTTGGTGAAGGCGCAAATGTTGAATTTGAGCCCTTATGCTGGGAAGATACGCTCGCCTCAACGGGTCGTCGAAGTCAGGGAGTGATCAATAAAGAAATTGATAAATGTGATGTGTTTATTCTGGCAATGTACAGACGATGGGGTCAGGATGCGCCCGACGCAGCGCCATACACATCATATACTGAAGAAGAGTATCACAGAGCTTTGAGTCGATGGCAAACTGAGGGTTCCCCTGAAATCTTTGTCTTCTTTAAACGAGTTGATGCAGCAGTTGAGGGTGATCCAGGAGTTCAACTAAAGAAGGTAATTGATTTCAGAAAAAGTTTAGAGAATACCAGAAAAATACTTTACCACTATTTCGACGATGAGGCGGGTTTTATCCTCGAAGTGGATCGCCACCTTCGAGCCTACGCTAAAGGAGAACTACCTAAAGCCGACCAGCAACGAGATATAGTCCTTCTTCCGTTGGCAGTCGTCGAAGAGGTGAATAAGGCGAAAACCTATGCAGAACAAAAGGCGCTGGAAGCAGAGCTGGCCCATGAAGATGCGGAAAAAACGCACCTAAGATTGGAACTGATTCAGTTACAAACAGCGAAAGATGCCGCTGAATTATCAAAAGAGGGAAAGATTGAATATGCGCGGCAAAAATTCTCTGAACTTATAACAGAAACAGAAGATATCAGAATTTTATCTCTCGGATATGAATTTTTCTATCGTACGGGTGATTTTGTTTCGGCCTTTCAGGTTTTGAACAAGTGGTTAAATATTAGCGGTCCTGAACAAACAAACACCGAAACAGCAAGTGCATACGGCAACCTCGGAATCCTTTTTCAGACAAGAGGAGAGCTTGACCGCGCTGAGGAGATGTACCTGAAAGCATTGACCATCAATGAGTCCCTTGACCACAAAGAAGGTATGGCAAGTGACTACGGTAACCTCGGAAACCTTTACAAGACAAAAGGAGAGCTTGACTGCGCTGAGGAGATATACCTGAAAGCATTGGCCATCAATAAGGCCCTTGACAGCAAAGAGGGTATGGCAAGTGACTACGGCAACCTCGGAATCCTTTTTCAGACAAGAGGAGAGCTTGACCGCGCTGAGGAGATGTACTTGAAAGCATTGACCATCAATGAGGCCCTTGACCGCAAAGAGGGTATGGCAAGTGACTATGGTAACCTCGGTAACCTCTTTCAGACAAGAGGAGAGCTTGACCGCGCTGAGGAGATGTACCTGAAAGCATTGACCATCAATGAGGCCCTTGGCCGCAAAGAGGGTATTGCAAATGAGTACGGCATCTATAAAACAAGAGAAGAGCGTGACCTCGCTGAGTCGATTTTGCTATTTTCTTCCGCAAGTCTAACGACTCGAGAAGTGGTAAGAGTACTTAACAAGTTTAGCTACATCTCTACCCGTTTATCTTTAGATTCGAAAAAAAAAGCTCTTGCAACCGCTTTTGTTGATCTTCAGGGATATGGTATCGAAAAGTTTTCACGAATATTTTTCGAGTCTGGAAGTACTATTACATGTTTAGCGCAAAATCTTGCAAGAATACTCCAGAGACGCGGTAACAATTTACAAGGTTCAAAACCAATCGATATATTAACGAACAACAAACACGCCTATCTATATCTTTGGCTCTGTTCGGGAGTAATGTGTTATCCAGTTCCCGAAGGTCCACCGGACCATATCCAAGAAGGGATGTATGGCCCTATAGCTAACATATATAGTAGACCCCCTTATTATGATCGCCCGCCTCTTGAAATTTATGATACAAACGGCGATAGGTTGATAAAAGAATTAGAAAAAGAAGTATTTCCCGATTTGAGTACGGGAAAAATATCGCTTTTTCTTACTACTGCATCTGGGCTTCAATTAACGGGTGACATCGCAATTAATGATTTTATTGATCCTATGGGATATCCACAGGCTACTCCAGATTTTATAAACGAAAAAGTCAGAAAATGTAGAGGTTTTTATGTGCGTAGCTATCAGGATATGCTATTTAAGAGATGTTACTACCGTACTCATATGCCAACGATTGTCTTTCTTTATGATGAAAATATTGACTGTTCATTCAACGTAGGTAAATATCACTTTCTATTCGATGAAGGTTTGACTTGGAATGATATTGCTGCAAATTACCCCCTAAGTATTTGGATTGCTTGTGAGCAGGAAACTCATCAAAATATCCTTAAGAAATGCATAGATCATTTTGTTAATGGTGATTGGTATTTTGTAATCTATGGAAAATATAATTTATTTCCAATATTAATCGGTCATAATAAAAAATTTAGAGATATGTGTAAAAGCATCGATGTAAGTGTCATAGAATAA
- a CDS encoding helicase-related protein — protein sequence MSITYQPGKLLSLRGRNWIVMPSDDPDLLVVKPLGGSDDEIAGIYLPLAIPRDEPQETEFGQPTGSDLGDISTARLLYDSARLAFRNGAGPFRALAKLSFRPRSYQMVPLVMALRQELIRLLIADDVGVGKTIEALLIAKEMLERRKIQRFAVVCLPHLCEQWQQEIRDKLDIEAVIIRSNTQARLDRQIQGDTSVYDYYPYQVISIDFIKSDNRRDVFVQQCPELVIVDEAHTCARPAGASKSQQQRYHLLSRLAGKPEQQLILLTATPHSGKPEEFHSLLGLLKPDFEGLDLPTASQPQRKELARHFVQRKRGDVEKWMGEETPFPKREAIEWAYDLSRQYELFFEQILEFAKKLIAPDASKKGPRRVQYWTALALLRGVMSSPAAGIEMLNTRLSNLAHVALDEGMAENSENPVQDSEFGYEGDNTPTSLLEQTDWSSYQRQQLRGFADQLAALSDLKHDQKCGTAEAILEDWLSAGFNPVVFCRYIATANYVGRLLAPALHKKYPKLDIQVITSELPDELRKQKIDEMGKAKQRLLIATDCLSEGINLQQQFTAVLHYDLPWNPNRLEQREGRVDRFGQPAPEVKTCLLYGADNPIDGIVLDVLLRKVREIKRSTGINVPFPEDSQSIIDTITQALLLNPDRKITPRREGKQQLTFDFSDFDEALSAKVTISRKIEEAAEREKATRTIFAQNAIKASEIESDLREVDEAIGDPFAVEQFVTSTLNNLFGVQVIAQQKKGCYRLITANLPDQLRGILPVGDIVQISFLSPTPEGYHYLGRNNRFVEQLCQLLMANTVNRSGKRAARSAVIRTRQVAIKTTILLFRCRNVIEDRRGSQQIVAEEMILWGWKGTPQEKEFLDQAEAKALLASVRASSDMSLPARTGFLENELKLLKSFEPEFDRVAEQQSKKLVEAHERFSSLMDGKRFQVVHPVLPMDLLGVYILLPEGEAAGGAV from the coding sequence ATGAGTATAACCTATCAACCAGGGAAACTGCTCTCCCTTCGAGGGCGCAATTGGATTGTCATGCCCTCCGATGACCCCGATCTTCTGGTCGTCAAGCCCCTTGGCGGCTCTGATGATGAGATTGCAGGCATTTATCTCCCTCTGGCCATTCCCCGTGATGAGCCACAGGAGACCGAGTTTGGCCAACCAACCGGCAGTGACCTCGGCGATATCAGTACCGCCCGACTGCTCTACGATTCAGCCCGTCTGGCATTTCGAAATGGCGCAGGCCCCTTTCGTGCACTGGCAAAGCTCTCTTTTCGTCCACGCTCCTACCAAATGGTTCCTTTGGTAATGGCGCTTCGGCAGGAGCTGATTCGCCTCTTGATTGCTGATGATGTTGGTGTGGGTAAAACCATCGAAGCGCTCCTCATTGCCAAAGAGATGCTGGAGCGCCGCAAAATCCAGCGCTTCGCGGTTGTCTGCCTCCCTCATCTCTGCGAACAGTGGCAGCAGGAGATTCGCGACAAACTCGATATTGAGGCCGTTATCATCCGCTCCAACACCCAGGCACGCCTTGACCGGCAGATTCAGGGCGATACCAGCGTCTATGATTACTATCCCTATCAGGTTATCAGTATTGACTTTATAAAATCTGACAATCGCCGGGATGTTTTTGTGCAGCAATGCCCGGAACTGGTTATTGTAGACGAAGCCCACACCTGCGCCCGCCCGGCCGGGGCCTCAAAAAGCCAGCAGCAGCGTTACCATCTGCTGAGTCGTCTGGCAGGCAAGCCAGAGCAGCAGCTCATTCTTCTCACGGCCACCCCGCACTCCGGCAAGCCGGAAGAGTTTCACTCCCTGCTCGGGTTACTCAAACCGGATTTTGAAGGGCTTGATTTGCCGACGGCATCACAGCCCCAGCGCAAGGAGCTTGCCCGTCATTTTGTGCAGCGCAAACGGGGTGACGTTGAAAAGTGGATGGGTGAGGAAACTCCCTTCCCCAAGCGTGAAGCCATTGAGTGGGCTTATGATCTCTCTCGGCAGTATGAACTGTTTTTTGAGCAGATCCTCGAATTCGCAAAAAAACTGATTGCCCCGGACGCTTCAAAAAAGGGCCCCCGACGGGTGCAGTACTGGACGGCGCTTGCCCTTTTGCGTGGAGTGATGTCGAGCCCGGCAGCCGGTATTGAAATGCTCAACACCCGGCTCTCCAACCTTGCCCACGTTGCCCTTGACGAAGGGATGGCCGAAAACAGTGAGAACCCTGTGCAGGATAGTGAGTTTGGCTATGAGGGCGATAACACCCCGACCTCACTGCTTGAGCAAACCGACTGGTCAAGCTACCAGCGGCAACAACTGCGAGGCTTTGCGGATCAACTGGCAGCTCTCTCTGACCTGAAGCACGACCAGAAATGCGGCACGGCGGAAGCCATTCTGGAAGATTGGCTCTCGGCGGGCTTCAACCCCGTTGTTTTTTGCCGCTACATCGCGACGGCCAACTACGTCGGGAGGTTGCTCGCTCCAGCTCTCCACAAAAAATATCCCAAGCTCGATATTCAGGTTATCACCAGCGAACTGCCTGACGAACTCCGCAAGCAGAAGATTGATGAGATGGGCAAGGCAAAGCAAAGGCTCCTGATTGCAACCGACTGCCTCAGCGAAGGCATCAACCTGCAGCAGCAGTTTACGGCGGTGCTGCACTACGATCTTCCCTGGAATCCCAACCGTCTCGAACAGCGCGAAGGGCGGGTAGACCGTTTCGGCCAGCCAGCGCCGGAAGTCAAAACCTGCCTGCTCTACGGCGCCGATAATCCCATTGACGGCATTGTGCTTGATGTTTTGCTGCGCAAGGTTCGCGAAATCAAACGCTCAACCGGAATCAACGTCCCCTTTCCGGAAGATTCCCAAAGCATTATCGACACCATCACTCAGGCGCTCCTGCTCAATCCCGACCGCAAAATCACTCCCCGGCGTGAAGGAAAGCAGCAGTTGACCTTCGACTTCAGCGATTTTGATGAGGCACTCTCAGCCAAGGTCACCATCTCCCGCAAAATAGAGGAGGCCGCCGAGCGCGAAAAAGCGACCCGTACCATCTTTGCCCAGAACGCCATCAAGGCCTCCGAAATAGAGTCCGACCTTCGGGAGGTGGATGAGGCCATTGGTGACCCCTTTGCCGTTGAACAGTTTGTGACCAGCACCCTCAATAACCTTTTTGGCGTACAGGTTATTGCTCAACAGAAAAAGGGATGCTATCGCCTCATTACCGCCAACCTTCCTGACCAGTTGCGCGGCATCCTGCCCGTTGGCGATATCGTCCAGATCAGCTTTCTCTCACCAACGCCTGAAGGCTATCACTACCTTGGGCGCAACAATCGCTTTGTGGAACAGCTCTGCCAGCTCCTCATGGCCAACACCGTCAACCGTTCCGGCAAACGGGCCGCCCGTTCCGCCGTCATTCGCACCCGGCAGGTGGCCATCAAAACAACCATTCTCCTCTTCCGCTGCCGCAACGTTATCGAAGATCGGAGAGGGAGCCAGCAGATTGTGGCCGAAGAGATGATTCTCTGGGGATGGAAAGGAACTCCGCAGGAGAAGGAGTTCCTCGATCAGGCAGAGGCAAAAGCGCTTCTCGCCTCAGTTCGTGCCAGCTCCGATATGTCGCTCCCCGCCAGAACAGGGTTTCTGGAGAATGAATTGAAACTGCTCAAATCGTTTGAACCTGAATTTGACCGCGTGGCTGAACAACAATCAAAAAAACTGGTCGAAGCCCATGAACGGTTCAGTTCCCTGATGGACGGCAAGCGTTTCCAGGTGGTGCACCCGGTACTGCCGATGGATCTGCTCGGTGTATATATTCTCCTGCCGGAAGGCGAAGCTGCGGGAGGTGCCGTATGA
- a CDS encoding Eco57I restriction-modification methylase domain-containing protein: MIYPSIRIEGAILSPDILEKLEDIAGQRPVDFGLEPSVKVKEEIARAWADAQDYWRLFNRKLETLKKESPATTETRNLWVVPLLGLLGYQLEFEAKSIELNAKLYPISHRITNRGGAAIHITGSNEPAGLDRKPEKAALRMSAHAMLQEYLNLTEQLYGIVTNGRVLRLLRDSSRLVKLTYLEFDLDRIFTDGLFADFAVLYRLLHVTRLPQTIETSATSLLEGYHQETIEQGSRIRDGLRLAVKEALKTLGTGFLEHPENHELRQQVASGELRPDVYFNQLLRLIYRLLFLMVIEERGMVFPKGTATKKSTIYVQHYSIERLRRQARNRSLQVTCYSDGWLQLLSTFHLFEDRDGAAALGTTLLGGQLFSPANLGLLPHCTLSNKALYSTLEQLCFFTLPENGQRMPVNFGGLATEEFGSVYESLLELHPFTDLLPTPLFDFRHAAGNERKTTGSYYTHAALVESLLQSALDPHIDEAEKSTTPEKSILALKVCDPACGSGHFLIAAAQRIARRLARLRAGDEEPSPELLHHTLREVIGHCIFGVDINPMAAELCRVGLWLEAMEPGKPLSFLEHHIRVGNSLMGTTPELIAAGLPNEAFKPIEGDNKKACAVLKKWNRGSREGLGPLFAQQDEQQQQHLQATALAIEEMPDDDLQSILDKKIARFHLENEEEYRIKKMVADAWCAAFVIEKSFSEPGIERTAFGITQSLLLHILDQNLTREHQNIVDEVKKLAESYQFFHWHLAYPEVYARGGFDVILGNPPWERVKLQEKEWFAERCEAIAMASNASARKRLIRELNATNPALQDEFLASLRKAEGESHFLRNSGRFPLCGRGDINLYTVFAELMRSQLNQQGRMGAVLPSGIASDDTTKFFFQDLIEKQSLVSLFDFENRKKIFPAVDSRMKFCLFTAGGGETPTAREAVFVFFAHDVDDLKNPDRQITLSPADILLLNPNTRTCPIFRSRADAELTKAIYRRVPVLIKEGSPEQNPWGIRFSRMFDMSNDSHLFRTREQLVGDGWHLKGNIFHRDGEVYLPLYEAKMIHHFDDRWATYDHNDDTHDVTLAEKQQSDFFVMPRYWVPEQDVLSRLEERWDKQWLMGFRDITNTTNERTAIFSVMPPNGVGHTCPIVLSDRQTREIGMLLLNLSTFALDFSARQKIGGTHLTYGYLNQLPLLDPDAYSRPVLWDKLQPEMGNWLLPRLLELTCTAWDLEYFAQDCGWSGLPFRWNEDRRFLLCCELDAAFFNLYLTADKHGEWIRAEKSAGAVQDESSKELIELKRYFPTPRQAVEHVMDSFPIVKRKDEAEHGSYRTKEVILEIYDAMAEAIRTGIPYQTKLNPPPADPSCCHPPKPEALI; this comes from the coding sequence ATGATATACCCATCCATCCGCATTGAGGGGGCGATACTCTCACCCGATATTCTTGAAAAGCTTGAGGATATTGCAGGCCAGCGCCCGGTCGATTTTGGTCTGGAGCCATCGGTCAAAGTCAAGGAGGAAATTGCAAGAGCGTGGGCCGATGCCCAGGACTACTGGCGACTCTTCAATCGCAAGCTTGAGACACTGAAAAAGGAGTCGCCAGCCACCACCGAAACCCGAAACCTCTGGGTGGTGCCGCTGCTCGGGCTCCTTGGCTACCAACTGGAATTTGAGGCCAAGAGCATCGAACTCAACGCAAAGCTCTACCCGATCTCCCACCGCATCACCAACCGGGGCGGAGCCGCCATTCACATTACCGGCAGCAACGAGCCCGCCGGTCTCGACCGAAAGCCCGAAAAAGCTGCCCTGCGAATGTCGGCCCACGCCATGCTGCAGGAGTACCTGAACCTCACCGAGCAACTCTACGGCATCGTCACCAATGGCCGGGTGCTACGCCTCCTGCGCGACAGCTCCCGCCTGGTCAAGCTCACCTATCTGGAGTTTGACCTCGACCGCATCTTTACCGACGGTCTCTTTGCCGACTTTGCCGTGCTCTACCGGCTGCTGCATGTGACGCGCTTGCCGCAGACCATTGAGACCTCAGCAACCTCGCTGCTTGAAGGCTATCATCAGGAGACAATCGAACAGGGATCACGCATCCGTGACGGGTTGCGTCTTGCCGTTAAAGAGGCTCTTAAGACTTTGGGTACGGGCTTTCTTGAGCATCCTGAAAATCATGAATTGCGCCAACAGGTCGCTTCAGGAGAGCTGCGTCCAGATGTCTATTTTAACCAATTGCTCAGGCTGATTTACCGTCTGCTGTTTTTGATGGTGATTGAAGAGCGCGGGATGGTATTTCCGAAAGGTACAGCGACTAAAAAAAGCACCATCTATGTTCAGCACTACAGCATAGAGCGCCTGCGACGCCAGGCCAGGAATCGCAGTTTGCAGGTCACGTGCTACAGCGACGGCTGGCTGCAACTGCTTTCAACCTTTCACCTCTTTGAAGATAGAGACGGTGCTGCAGCTCTGGGCACCACTCTTCTTGGCGGCCAACTCTTCAGCCCGGCGAACCTCGGGTTGCTTCCTCACTGCACGCTAAGCAATAAAGCCCTTTATTCCACTCTGGAACAACTCTGTTTCTTTACTCTCCCTGAAAATGGCCAGCGCATGCCAGTTAACTTTGGGGGATTGGCCACCGAAGAGTTTGGCTCGGTCTATGAAAGCCTGCTGGAATTGCATCCCTTCACTGATTTGCTGCCAACACCACTTTTTGATTTTCGTCACGCTGCAGGCAATGAACGCAAGACAACCGGCAGTTACTACACTCATGCGGCATTGGTGGAGTCTTTGCTGCAGAGCGCCCTTGATCCGCATATTGACGAAGCAGAAAAAAGTACCACTCCGGAAAAGTCGATACTCGCTTTAAAAGTATGCGATCCCGCTTGCGGCAGTGGTCACTTTCTGATTGCTGCAGCACAACGGATAGCCCGCCGACTTGCCCGGTTGCGGGCGGGGGACGAAGAGCCATCGCCCGAACTGCTTCATCACACCCTGAGGGAAGTGATTGGACATTGCATTTTTGGAGTGGACATCAACCCGATGGCGGCAGAGCTTTGCCGGGTTGGCCTCTGGCTGGAAGCCATGGAGCCCGGAAAACCGCTCTCCTTTTTGGAGCACCATATCAGGGTTGGCAACAGTTTGATGGGTACCACGCCTGAACTGATAGCAGCGGGTTTACCCAACGAGGCGTTTAAACCGATAGAGGGTGACAATAAAAAGGCTTGTGCCGTTCTGAAAAAATGGAATCGTGGTTCCAGAGAGGGTCTTGGGCCGCTCTTTGCCCAGCAAGATGAGCAGCAACAACAGCACCTGCAGGCCACTGCCTTGGCCATCGAAGAGATGCCTGATGATGATCTTCAGAGCATTCTTGACAAGAAAATAGCCCGTTTTCATCTGGAAAATGAAGAGGAGTACCGCATTAAAAAAATGGTTGCAGATGCATGGTGTGCAGCATTCGTTATTGAAAAATCTTTCAGTGAACCTGGAATAGAGCGAACGGCTTTTGGTATCACGCAGTCACTCCTGCTCCATATTCTCGATCAAAATCTTACTCGGGAGCATCAGAATATTGTTGATGAGGTCAAAAAGCTGGCAGAAAGCTATCAGTTTTTTCACTGGCACCTTGCCTATCCTGAAGTCTATGCCCGTGGAGGGTTTGACGTCATTCTTGGTAATCCACCATGGGAAAGGGTCAAACTCCAGGAAAAAGAGTGGTTTGCTGAGCGATGCGAAGCAATCGCCATGGCTTCGAATGCATCAGCCAGAAAAAGGTTGATCAGGGAGCTGAATGCCACCAACCCGGCGCTGCAGGATGAATTTCTTGCCTCATTGCGCAAAGCTGAGGGCGAAAGTCACTTTCTCCGCAACAGTGGCCGATTTCCGCTCTGCGGCAGGGGTGATATCAATCTTTATACTGTTTTTGCCGAACTGATGCGCTCGCAACTCAATCAACAGGGAAGAATGGGGGCCGTGCTTCCCAGCGGGATTGCTTCAGACGATACAACAAAGTTTTTCTTTCAGGATCTGATTGAAAAACAGTCCCTGGTCAGTCTGTTTGATTTTGAAAACAGGAAAAAAATATTTCCTGCTGTTGATAGCAGAATGAAATTCTGCCTCTTCACAGCAGGTGGAGGAGAAACACCAACAGCCAGAGAAGCAGTCTTTGTCTTTTTTGCCCATGATGTTGATGACCTGAAAAATCCTGACCGTCAGATAACCCTGAGCCCGGCGGACATCCTCCTCCTGAACCCGAATACCAGAACCTGCCCGATTTTCCGGTCACGTGCCGATGCAGAACTGACCAAGGCGATTTATCGCCGGGTTCCTGTGCTCATCAAGGAAGGTTCACCAGAACAGAATCCGTGGGGAATACGATTTAGCAGGATGTTTGACATGTCGAACGACTCGCACCTTTTCCGAACGCGGGAGCAACTGGTGGGTGATGGATGGCACTTGAAGGGGAATATTTTTCACCGGGATGGAGAGGTGTATCTACCGCTTTACGAAGCCAAAATGATTCATCATTTCGACGATCGTTGGGCAACCTATGACCATAATGATGATACCCATGATGTCACTCTTGCAGAAAAACAGCAATCTGATTTTTTCGTCATGCCAAGGTACTGGGTTCCGGAACAGGATGTGTTGTCACGGCTGGAGGAGAGGTGGGATAAGCAATGGTTAATGGGATTCAGGGATATTACCAACACTACGAATGAGCGTACAGCGATATTCTCGGTTATGCCACCAAATGGTGTTGGCCATACCTGCCCAATTGTGCTCTCTGACCGTCAAACCAGAGAGATCGGAATGCTGCTTTTGAATCTGTCGACTTTCGCACTTGATTTTTCAGCAAGGCAAAAAATTGGCGGTACACATCTGACCTATGGTTATCTGAATCAACTTCCTCTTCTTGATCCTGACGCCTATTCTCGCCCTGTACTGTGGGATAAACTACAGCCTGAAATGGGTAACTGGCTTCTCCCTCGACTCCTTGAACTTACCTGCACCGCATGGGATCTTGAATACTTCGCGCAAGATTGTGGCTGGAGCGGCCTTCCGTTCCGCTGGAATGAAGATCGCCGATTCTTGCTTTGCTGTGAACTTGATGCAGCATTTTTCAATCTTTACCTTACGGCTGATAAACATGGCGAATGGATACGTGCCGAAAAATCAGCAGGAGCCGTGCAGGATGAATCATCCAAAGAACTGATCGAGCTGAAACGATACTTTCCGACTCCACGCCAAGCAGTCGAACACGTTATGGACTCCTTCCCCATTGTCAAGCGAAAGGATGAAGCCGAACACGGCTCCTACCGGACAAAAGAGGTGATCCTTGAGATCTACGACGCCATGGCCGAGGCGATTCGCACCGGAATTCCATATCAAACAAAACTCAATCCACCACCAGCAGACCCATCCTGCTGCCATCCACCAAAACCGGAGGCGTTGATATGA